In the genome of Populus trichocarpa isolate Nisqually-1 chromosome 6, P.trichocarpa_v4.1, whole genome shotgun sequence, one region contains:
- the LOC7487352 gene encoding pentatricopeptide repeat-containing protein At2g38420, mitochondrial: protein MASCTSKKSASFFLRKHRKWPYSPYKARWHRIFNQQQAMQSLKQSALKPPQQESPNKPHLLSSLIHSFSIYDVEPAPKAFDFIFKTLVKTSQFHHIPSVLDHLEKVESFEPPESTFAYLIEVYGRTNKTHEAIELFYRIPKFRCVPSVYSLNTLISVLCRNSKGLKLVPEILLKSQVMNIRVEESTFQVLITALCRIRKVGFAIEMLNCMVNDGFIVNAEIYSLLLSCLCEQKDATKFEVIGFLEQLRKLGFFPGMVDYSNVIRFLVKGKRGLDALHVLNHMKSDRIKPDIFCYTMVLHGVIEDKDYLKADELFDELLVFGLVPDAYTYNVYINGLCKQNNVQAGIKMVASMEELGCKPNLITYNMLVKQLCKVGELSKAGELVREMGLKGIGLNMQTYRIMIDGLASNGKIVEACGLFEEALDKGLCTQSLMFDEIICGLCHRDLSCKALKLLEKMVGKNVSPGARAWKALLLSSGFKLDSVETKLFSLVDSNQTQLSSENVAVE, encoded by the coding sequence ATGGCTAGTTGCACTTCTAAGAAGAGTGCTAGTTTCTTCCTAAGAAAACACAGGAAATGGCCATACTCACCTTACAAGGCCAGATGGCACAGAATTTTCAATCAACAACAAGCCATGCAATCTCTTAAACAATCAGCCCTAAAACCGCCGCAACAAGAATCTCCCAACAAACCCCATCTTCTATCTTCTCTTATTCACTCCTTTAGCATCTACGATGTTGAACCAGCCCCTAAAGCCTTTGACTTTATATTCAAAACCCTTGTTAAAACCTCTCAATTCCATCACATTCCTTCAGTTCTTGACCATCTCGAAAAAGTTGAAAGCTTTGAACCACCTGAATCTACTTTTGCTTATCTGATTGAAGTTTATGGCAGAACTAATAAAACCCATGAAGCAATTGAGTTGTTCTACAGAATCCCAAAGTTTAGATGTGTCCCTTCTGTTTACTCACTCAATACTCTGATTTCAGTTCTTTGTAGAAACAGTAAAGGTTTAAAGTTGGTGCCTGAAATCTTGTTGAAGAGTCAGGTTATGAATATTCGAGTGGAAGAATCGACTTTTCAGGTATTGATTACTGCTCTTTGTAGGATTAGAAAGGTGGGTTTTGCTATTGAGATGCTGAATTGTATGGTGAATGATGGGTTTATTGTAAATGCAGAAATATATTCTTTGTTGTTGTCATGTCTCTGTGAACAGAAAGATGCAACTAAATTCGAGGTCATAGGGTTTTTAGAGCAATTGAGGAAGTTAGGATTTTTCCCTGGAATGGTGGATTATAGTAATGTTATTAGATTTTTAGTGAAAGGAAAAAGGGGTTTGGATGCTTTGCATGTTTTGAATCACATGAAATCAGATAGAATTAAGCCTGATATCTTTTGCTACACTATGGTTTTGCATGGGGTGATTGAAGATAAGGACTATTTGAAGGCGGATGAGTTGTTCGATGAGTTGcttgtttttggtttggttcCTGATGCTTATACTTACAATGTGTATATAAATGGTTTGTGTAAGCAAAATAATGTCCAAGCGGGGATCAAGATGGTTGCTAGTATGGAGGAATTGGGATGCAAGCCTAATTTGATTACTTATAATATGTTAGTGAAGCAGTTGTGTAAGGTTGGAGAACTTAGTAAGGCAGGTGAGCTTGTGAGGGAGATGGGATTGAAAGGAATTGGGCTAAATATGCAGACATATAGGATAATGATTGATGGCTTGGCAAGCAATGGTAAAATTGTTGAAGCATGTGGTTTATTTGAGGAAGCATTGGATAAGGGTTTATGCACTCAGAGTTTGATGTTTGATGAGATAATTTGTGGTTTATGCCATAGAGACCTAAGTTGTAAAGCACTCAAATTACTTGAGAAAATGGTTGGTAAGAATGTTTCTCCTGGCGCTAGAGCCTGGAAAGCGCTTCTCCTCAGCTCTGGATTCAAACTTGATTCTGTGGAGACTAAATTGTTTAGTTTGGTGGActcaaatcaaactcaattaagCAGTGAGAATGTTGCTGTTGAGTAA
- the LOC7487353 gene encoding TOM1-like protein 6 isoform X1, which translates to MALAMGMGLGSSSSATVAVDKATSDLLIGPDWTMNIDICDSVNSHHWQAKDVVKALKKRLQHKSPKVQLLALTLLETMVKNCGDYVHFQIAEKNVLGEMVKIIKKKTDMHVRDKILALLDSWQEAFGGPGGKHPQYYWAYEELRRAGVEFPQRSLDAAPIFTPPATNPTLRLTQPGYGMPSNSSRRLDETMAAEIECLSLSGLDSMWDVMELLNDMLQAVNPGNHEAIKDEVIVDLVDRCRSNQKKLMQMLATTGDEELLGKGLELNDSMQILLAKHDAIASGSPMPTQVTSLCAKPSEGWSSDIKPTEARDASPRSTTNSTTPVPNATRSAIDEEDEEEDGFTQLARRHSKTRSMSSQSSCGTNGALVPLDAGVPIASTSSPCNALALTDPPAPVRTMKEQDMIDFLSLTLSTSTSPHTPPVSKTMPQIHVSSNTQGYPYVSQTYPVNHGPIPYNSYVVPWAQPQTQQHQVRPPSQPQLQHQTQQHQLPPPSQPLQQLQPQPQQQAVPQPQLYLQPQSQPQLQPQFQLQHPRYSSCYPPPPWAATTGNLNNQNHMSATNNMFSSPRANKTASYTPVQAARPVQQFNSFPTKAGNGSTMNGDPWMSSTSRIPAAPGQKQSFVPPYRLFEDLNVLGNADGRYKMTSSRPPSLG; encoded by the exons atgGCTCTTGCTATGGGGATGGGTTTGGGTTCGTCTTCTTCGGCAACAGTAGCCGTTGATAAAGCAACAAGCGATCTTTTAATCGGTCCTGATTGGACCATGAATATTGATATTTGTGACTCCGTTAATTCTCATCACTg gcAAGCCAAAGATGtagtgaaagctttgaagaaaaGGTTGCAGCACAAGAGCCCTAAAGTCCAACTACTCGCTTTGACG CTTTTGGAGACAATGGTGAAGAACTGTGGTGATTATGTCCATTTTCAAATTGCTGAAAAGAATGTATTGGGGGAAATGGTGAAAATCATAAAGAAGAAG ACAGATATGCATGTGAGAGATAAGATTCTGGCTTTGCTTGATTCGTGGCAAGAGGCATTTGGTGGGCCTGGAGGAAAACATCCTCAGTATTATTGGGCATATGAGGAATTAAGG CGTGCTGGAGTTGAATTTCCCCAGCGATCATTAGATGCAGCTCCAATATTTACACCACCGGCAACCAATCCAACATTGAGGCTTACCCAACCTGGTTATGGAATGCCTAGCAATTCTTCTAGAAGACTTGATGAAACAATGGCTGCAGAGATTGAATGCTTAAG TTTGTCAGGCTTGGATTCCATGTGGGATGTTATGGAGCTCTTGAATGATATGCTGCAAGCTGTTAACCCTGGAAACCATGAG GCTATAAAAGATGAAGTGATAGTTGATCTTGTCGACCGGTGTCGGTCGAACCAGAAAAAGTTGATGCAGATGCTAGCTACAACTGG GGACGAGGAACTTCTTGGTAAGGGTCTTGAACTAAATGACAGTATGCAAATCTTGCTTGCAAAACATGATGCTATTGCTTCTGGCTCTCCAATGCCAACTCAAGTTACAAGCTTATGCGCCAAACCAAGTGAAGGATGGTCCTCAGACATCAAGCCAACTGAAGCAAGGGATGCCAGCCCAAGATCTACAACTAATTCCACCACACCAGTTCCTAATGCGACAAGGAGCGCTATAGATGAAGAGGATGAAGAGGAGGATGGCTTCACACAGCTAGCTCGGAG GCATTCCAAAACACGTTCCATGTCATCTCAAAGCTCATGTGGAACAAACGGGGCTCTTGTGCCATTGGATGCTGGCGTGCCCATTGCATCAACCTCTTCCCCATGCAATGCTCTGGCTCTTACTGATCCACCTGCACCAGTAAGAACCATGAAAGAGCAGGACATGATTGACTTTTTGAGCCTCACCTTGTCAACATCAACCTCCCCTCACACCCCACCAGTCTCCAAAACCATGCCTCAAATACATGTTTCCTCCAACACACAAGGTTATCCGTACGTTTCTCAAACTTATCCTGTAAACCATGGGCCCATTCCATACAACAGCTATGTCGTTCCATGGGCCCAGCCTCAAACTCAGCAGCACCAAGTACGACCTCCATCTCAACCCCAGTTACAGCATCAAACTCAGCAGCACCAGTTACCACCTCCATCTCAACCGCTGCAACAGTTGCAACCTCAACCCCAGCAGCAAGCAGTGCCTCAGCCTCAGCTGTACTTGCAGCCCCAATCTCAACCACAATTACAACCTCAGTTCCAGTTGCAACATCCTCGGTACTCGTCTTGCTACCCACCTCCACCCTGGGCAGCTACAACTGGTAATCTCAACAACCAAAATCACATGTCTGCTacaaataatatgttttcatctCCCCGGGCCAACAAAACTGCATCTTATACACCGGTGCAAGCTGCTAGACCTGTGCAACAATTTAACTCATTTCCCACAAAAGCAGGCAATGGATCAACCATGAATGGTGATCCTTGGATGAGTTCCACCTCTAGGATACCTGCAGCTCCAGGACAAAAGCAGTCCTTTGTTCCCCCATACAGGTTGTTTGAAGATCTAAATGTTCTTGGAAATGCTGATGGAAGGTATAAAATGACTAGCAGCAGACCACCAAGCCTGGGATGA
- the LOC7487353 gene encoding TOM1-like protein 6 isoform X2, whose protein sequence is MVKNCGDYVHFQIAEKNVLGEMVKIIKKKTDMHVRDKILALLDSWQEAFGGPGGKHPQYYWAYEELRRAGVEFPQRSLDAAPIFTPPATNPTLRLTQPGYGMPSNSSRRLDETMAAEIECLSLSGLDSMWDVMELLNDMLQAVNPGNHEAIKDEVIVDLVDRCRSNQKKLMQMLATTGDEELLGKGLELNDSMQILLAKHDAIASGSPMPTQVTSLCAKPSEGWSSDIKPTEARDASPRSTTNSTTPVPNATRSAIDEEDEEEDGFTQLARRHSKTRSMSSQSSCGTNGALVPLDAGVPIASTSSPCNALALTDPPAPVRTMKEQDMIDFLSLTLSTSTSPHTPPVSKTMPQIHVSSNTQGYPYVSQTYPVNHGPIPYNSYVVPWAQPQTQQHQVRPPSQPQLQHQTQQHQLPPPSQPLQQLQPQPQQQAVPQPQLYLQPQSQPQLQPQFQLQHPRYSSCYPPPPWAATTGNLNNQNHMSATNNMFSSPRANKTASYTPVQAARPVQQFNSFPTKAGNGSTMNGDPWMSSTSRIPAAPGQKQSFVPPYRLFEDLNVLGNADGRYKMTSSRPPSLG, encoded by the exons ATGGTGAAGAACTGTGGTGATTATGTCCATTTTCAAATTGCTGAAAAGAATGTATTGGGGGAAATGGTGAAAATCATAAAGAAGAAG ACAGATATGCATGTGAGAGATAAGATTCTGGCTTTGCTTGATTCGTGGCAAGAGGCATTTGGTGGGCCTGGAGGAAAACATCCTCAGTATTATTGGGCATATGAGGAATTAAGG CGTGCTGGAGTTGAATTTCCCCAGCGATCATTAGATGCAGCTCCAATATTTACACCACCGGCAACCAATCCAACATTGAGGCTTACCCAACCTGGTTATGGAATGCCTAGCAATTCTTCTAGAAGACTTGATGAAACAATGGCTGCAGAGATTGAATGCTTAAG TTTGTCAGGCTTGGATTCCATGTGGGATGTTATGGAGCTCTTGAATGATATGCTGCAAGCTGTTAACCCTGGAAACCATGAG GCTATAAAAGATGAAGTGATAGTTGATCTTGTCGACCGGTGTCGGTCGAACCAGAAAAAGTTGATGCAGATGCTAGCTACAACTGG GGACGAGGAACTTCTTGGTAAGGGTCTTGAACTAAATGACAGTATGCAAATCTTGCTTGCAAAACATGATGCTATTGCTTCTGGCTCTCCAATGCCAACTCAAGTTACAAGCTTATGCGCCAAACCAAGTGAAGGATGGTCCTCAGACATCAAGCCAACTGAAGCAAGGGATGCCAGCCCAAGATCTACAACTAATTCCACCACACCAGTTCCTAATGCGACAAGGAGCGCTATAGATGAAGAGGATGAAGAGGAGGATGGCTTCACACAGCTAGCTCGGAG GCATTCCAAAACACGTTCCATGTCATCTCAAAGCTCATGTGGAACAAACGGGGCTCTTGTGCCATTGGATGCTGGCGTGCCCATTGCATCAACCTCTTCCCCATGCAATGCTCTGGCTCTTACTGATCCACCTGCACCAGTAAGAACCATGAAAGAGCAGGACATGATTGACTTTTTGAGCCTCACCTTGTCAACATCAACCTCCCCTCACACCCCACCAGTCTCCAAAACCATGCCTCAAATACATGTTTCCTCCAACACACAAGGTTATCCGTACGTTTCTCAAACTTATCCTGTAAACCATGGGCCCATTCCATACAACAGCTATGTCGTTCCATGGGCCCAGCCTCAAACTCAGCAGCACCAAGTACGACCTCCATCTCAACCCCAGTTACAGCATCAAACTCAGCAGCACCAGTTACCACCTCCATCTCAACCGCTGCAACAGTTGCAACCTCAACCCCAGCAGCAAGCAGTGCCTCAGCCTCAGCTGTACTTGCAGCCCCAATCTCAACCACAATTACAACCTCAGTTCCAGTTGCAACATCCTCGGTACTCGTCTTGCTACCCACCTCCACCCTGGGCAGCTACAACTGGTAATCTCAACAACCAAAATCACATGTCTGCTacaaataatatgttttcatctCCCCGGGCCAACAAAACTGCATCTTATACACCGGTGCAAGCTGCTAGACCTGTGCAACAATTTAACTCATTTCCCACAAAAGCAGGCAATGGATCAACCATGAATGGTGATCCTTGGATGAGTTCCACCTCTAGGATACCTGCAGCTCCAGGACAAAAGCAGTCCTTTGTTCCCCCATACAGGTTGTTTGAAGATCTAAATGTTCTTGGAAATGCTGATGGAAGGTATAAAATGACTAGCAGCAGACCACCAAGCCTGGGATGA